In Hugenholtzia roseola DSM 9546, the genomic stretch ATACGAGTACGAATATATTTGCGAATCTTTTCGTCTTCTACCAACTTATCGCCAAAATTCTTACCCCCGTACCAGCTCGACTCCCAGCCTCTGACGATGCCCAGGCGAAGTCCTATCGGATTTACTTTTTGTCCCATGTTGCTTAGTTGTTTTTAGAGTTTTGGTCTGATTCTAATTTTGAAGCGGCATCTTCTACTTGCGTAGCGGCTTCATTTAAAATTTTCTCCGTCATAGAAGAAAGCGAAGTAGCTCCTTCTTTTGGCACATCAACAACGAGCGTAACATGGTTGGAGCATTTGAGGATACGGTGTGCGCGTCCTTGTGGAGCGGGCTGAATACGCTTGAGCATTTTACCACCATCTACAAAAACACGACTTACGATAAGATTGCCAATTTCTGAGGTGTCTTCATTTTTTGCCTCCCAATTAGCGACTGCTGAAAGGAGCAATTTAGACATATAGCTGGCACCGATTTTACGCTCGAATTTGAGCATATCGAGGGCTTTGCTTACTTTCTGCCCACGAATCATATCGGCGACCAGACGCATTTTGCGAGGCGACATGCGCACGTTTCGCAACTTAGCTACTGCTTCCATATTGTAATGAAATAATTAAAGCCTTACAAAAGATTAGAGAACGAGGTCGTCAAGACGTGTCAGGGGCGATTAACGCTTGCCTTTCTTGTCTTTTTTCGCGATATGACCTCTAAAGTTGCGCGTAGGCGCAAATTCGCCTAAACGGTGTCCGACCATGTTGTCGGTAACATAGACGGGGATAAACTTATTGCCGTTATGGACGGCAAAAGTATGTCCGATAAAATCAGGCGCAATCATCGAGCGGCGCGACCAAGTTTTGATAACCCCTTTTTTGCCAGAGGCTTCCATGGCAGCGACTTTGGCTGCTAATTTGGCATCAATATAAGGACCTTTACGGAGTGAACGAGCCATAGATTACTTATTTGTTACGTTTGCTAATGATGTACTTGTTAGAATGTTTAGTACGGCTACGGGTCTTCTTACCTTTTGAGTACAAGCCCTTGCGTGAGCGAGGGTGTCCGCCAGAAGAACGACCTTCACCACCACCCATAGGGTGGTCAACGGGGTTCATCGCTACGCCACGAACGCGCGGACGATTACCCAACCAGCGGTTACGACCTGCTTTCCCTACCTGAACGTTCAAGTGGTCTGCATTCGAAACCGAACCAACAGTAGCATAACAAATAGCCAATACCATGCGCGTTTCGCCAGAAGGCAATTTCAAGATGGCATATTTGCCGTCACGCGCAACAAGCTGTGCATACGCTCCTGCACTACGCGCCATCACACCGCCACCGTTAGGGCGCATCTCGATGTTATGAACGATAGTACCTAATGGGATTTCGCTCATCGGTAGGGCATTGCCTACTTCAGGGGCGATTCCCGAACCCGACAACAGGGTCTGTCCTGCTTGTAAGCCTTGTGGCGCGATAATATAACGCTTCTCGCCGTCGGCATAGTAAAGCAAAGCCAAACGCGCAGTGCGGATTGGGTCGTATTCGATGGCTTTCACCGTAGCGGGAACGCCATGCTTGTCGCGTTTGAAGTCGATGACACGGTAGCGTTTTTTATGACCTCCGCCGCGATTGCGGACGGTCATTTTACCTTGCTCGTTTCTACCGCCTGTTCTTTTGTAAGGAGCTAAGAGCGATTTTTCGGGCGTTCCCTTCGTGATTTCGTCGAAAGAAGGTGCAATGCGAAAACGCGAACTTGGCGTTACAGGTTTGAGTTTTTTAACTGCCATAAAACAGAAATAGATTAGTGCGCCTACGGCTTTTCCGCACAATTCCTGCCCTTTGCTCTACGGGCAAGGGCTTTGCTGCACGCTAACTGCACAATAGGCTGCGATTTTGATTAAAAATCAAATAAAGAGAGAAAGCGTAAGGGACAAAGGCGGACAAGTTGCCGCCCCGTCGGGAAAGGTTAGCCTTGCGCCTGTGCTTCGTCGTAGATGTCAATCATCTGACCTTCGGCTAATTGGACGAAGGCTTTTTTGTAGGTCGCGGTGCGCCCTACAGAAACTCCTGACTTGGTCTGACGAAACTTAGGCTTTCCAATGATAATGGCTGTGCGTACCGCCTTTACTTCCACGTCGGGAAACATGGCTTCTACGGCAGCCTTAATCTGGGGCTTAGTCGCTTTCTTATTCACAACGAAGGCATATACGCCTTGTTCGTTGAGCTTGGTAGCCTTTTCGGTGATGAGTGGCTTTTGAAGTATATTTTTCATAAGAATTACAGAAGAAAGGGCAGCCTTACCGCCTTGCAGGGCAGAGCGCGTAAGTCTGCAAGATGGTTAGGCGTTGATTTTTTCCAAAGAGCTTTCTGCCAA encodes the following:
- the rpsS gene encoding 30S ribosomal protein S19, with the protein product MARSLRKGPYIDAKLAAKVAAMEASGKKGVIKTWSRRSMIAPDFIGHTFAVHNGNKFIPVYVTDNMVGHRLGEFAPTRNFRGHIAKKDKKGKR
- the rplB gene encoding 50S ribosomal protein L2, giving the protein MAVKKLKPVTPSSRFRIAPSFDEITKGTPEKSLLAPYKRTGGRNEQGKMTVRNRGGGHKKRYRVIDFKRDKHGVPATVKAIEYDPIRTARLALLYYADGEKRYIIAPQGLQAGQTLLSGSGIAPEVGNALPMSEIPLGTIVHNIEMRPNGGGVMARSAGAYAQLVARDGKYAILKLPSGETRMVLAICYATVGSVSNADHLNVQVGKAGRNRWLGNRPRVRGVAMNPVDHPMGGGEGRSSGGHPRSRKGLYSKGKKTRSRTKHSNKYIISKRNK
- the rplV gene encoding 50S ribosomal protein L22, with product MEAVAKLRNVRMSPRKMRLVADMIRGQKVSKALDMLKFERKIGASYMSKLLLSAVANWEAKNEDTSEIGNLIVSRVFVDGGKMLKRIQPAPQGRAHRILKCSNHVTLVVDVPKEGATSLSSMTEKILNEAATQVEDAASKLESDQNSKNN
- the rplW gene encoding 50S ribosomal protein L23 — its product is MKNILQKPLITEKATKLNEQGVYAFVVNKKATKPQIKAAVEAMFPDVEVKAVRTAIIIGKPKFRQTKSGVSVGRTATYKKAFVQLAEGQMIDIYDEAQAQG